A stretch of Miscanthus floridulus cultivar M001 chromosome 13, ASM1932011v1, whole genome shotgun sequence DNA encodes these proteins:
- the LOC136501774 gene encoding synaptotagmin-5-like: MLFLSRDSITWPVRKVIPIIPGDYSDLELKPVGTLEVKLVQARDLTNKDLIGKSDPFAIVYVRLLPDKMKRSKTINNDLNSIWNEHFEFTVEDADTQSVTVKIYDDGIQESELIGCAQVRLKDLQPGKLKDV; encoded by the exons ATGTTGTTTCTTTCTAGAGATTCGATTACATGGCCAGTAAGGAAAGTCATTCCTATTATACCTGGGGATTACAG TGATCTGGAACTGAAGCCTGTTGGTACCTTGGAAGTCAAGCTTGTGCAGGCAAGAGATTTGACAAACAAAGATCTGATAGGAAAATCGGATCCTTTTGCCATTGTATATGTACGCCTATTACCAGACAAAATGAAGAGAAGTAAAACAATT AACAATGATCTGAACTCTATCTGGAATGAACACTTTGAGTTTACTGTTGAAGATGCTGATACTCAGAGTGTAACCGTGAAGATTTATGATGATGGCATTCAAGAATCTGAATTGATTGGCTGTGCTCAAGTCAGGCTGAAGGATCTACAACCAGGCAAATTGAAGGATGTCTAG
- the LOC136499022 gene encoding two-component response regulator ORR12-like: MDTVAPHVLIVDDTFVDRLVASRVLKSCNIQVTILEGPKQALDFLDVENDVKLILTDYCMPGMTGYDLLMEVKESPKLKHIPVVIMSSDNIPKRMQKCLDAGAKEYIIKPIKAIDVPRILSYI, translated from the exons ATGGACACTGTTGCTCCACATGTACTCATAGTTGATGACACCTTTGTTGATCGCCTTGTGGCATCTCGAGTCTTAAAGAGTTGTAACATTCAAG TGACAATTCTGGAGGGCCCAAAGCAAGCCTTGGATTTTCTAGATGTG GAGAATGATGTAAAGCTGATTCTAACCGATTATTGTATGCCTGGTATGACTGGGTATGATCTTCTAATGGAGGTGAAG GAATCACCAAAGTTGAAGCACATCCCTGTGGTGATCATGTCTAGTGACAACATCCCTAAAAGAATGCAAAA GTGCCTGGATGCAGGGGCAAAGGAGTATATCATAAAGCCTATCAAAGCTATTGACGTGCCCCGTATTTTGAGCTACATTTGA